A genomic region of Silurus meridionalis isolate SWU-2019-XX chromosome 7, ASM1480568v1, whole genome shotgun sequence contains the following coding sequences:
- the LOC124388646 gene encoding rho-related GTP-binding protein RhoN-like codes for MSAGMESRSARRCKIVVVGDSRCGKTALLHVFAKDSYPESYVPTVFENYTASFEIDKCRIELNMWDTSGTDYYDNVRPLAYPDSNAVLICFDISRPETLDNVLKKWQNETQEYCPSAKVVLVGCKLDMRTDLNTLRELSKLRLIPVTHEQGTSLARQIGAAAYAECTSKNSEDSVRDVFHIATVTSMGRDTQLLKRSGSRRGLKRASQNPQHSEILERRKDRAKSCTLM; via the exons ATGAGCGCAGGGATGGAGAGTCGGAGCGCGCGCCGCTGTAAGATCGTAGTGGTCGGAGACTCGCGCTGCGGGAAAACCGCACTGCTGCACGTGTTCGCCAAGGATTCTTATCCAGAG agctATGTACCGACTGTATTTGAAAACTACACAGCGAGCTTCGAGATCGACAAGTGTCGCATCGAGCTCAACATGTGGGACACTTCAG gcaccGACTATTATGACAACGTTCGCCCGCTGGCGTATCCGGACTCGAATGCTGTTCTCATCTGCTTCGACATCAGCAGACCAGAGACACTGGACAATGTGTTAAagaag tggcaGAACGAGACGCAGGAGTACTGTCCCAGTGCGAAGGTGGTGTTAGTGGGCTGTAAGCTGGACATGAGGACAGACCTGAACACACTAAGAGAGCTCTCCAAACTCCGACTGATCCCCGTCACACACGAACag GGCACGTCTCTGGCGCGGCAGATCGGCGCCGCTGCATACGCCGAGTGCACGTCTAAAAACTCGGAGGACAGCGTGCGGGACGTCTTCCACATCGCCACGGTAACGTCGATGGGACGAGACACCCAGCTCCTGAAGCGTTCGGGATCACGGCGAGGTCTCAAACGCGCTTCCCAGAATCCTCAGCACTCCGAGATCCTGGAGAGACGCAAAGACCGAGCCAAGAGCTGCACGCTGATGTAG
- the LOC124388645 gene encoding uncharacterized protein LOC124388645, with protein sequence MAGEVRTIRVSGLPMDGSETRLVDKLQIHFLRKKNGGGEISSVTVSKAAPGTAFITFEEPEVASRLAQKGKQVFKVNDRNYDITISLHHGEVDVDKVLLRMTVLVDHRRLPQGKNTLLSLHRGFPDVRLVFDDQKHLCTVNGRYSDVQTFSSLVLDSLESQDQSPGDTPQLPPEEPTNIHFGANEDVGVLKNTTVSADLDLDLEHKTKRKSGLPLPCSYSDQASCAALTDDTWNSSATIGTSFEDFSLIVDSDIFRYLHKYCSMEYQSILRRHSVEVLDVNCDDITTLYLKPETARSEHDLGSVKKAHEDLAKLYQHQESQLRKEQVFKPDVPEKELARALESLRVKMPRLMIDVEDRNVYMVGSKSEVSEAKQFIGDLQGFGMGKDVFASSQSRIQGSAAASDPPGGFSATHQDSHELFMPKKDLQDTNQIKTFRESSSKRTHYYAELKETDVISQSGQFTSSQRSENSTVDIFSLRRTDVPQARHVPSDPEWMELEKNKYTDSHFQFSNPSAPLDFTSGGTDLQSQSDVRGTGSETLNKSSKEHKNKQTESGKERKLAANFALQDSTSYKSDPPKLHEGSFEKETLSDNGHPHPRPLIKPSMTSSLDTNTLRGIMSAKTTTRKLELGHDKKPNLTSAGLSGDQGVRSRPTIPTSAGSTLRRSNSFSGRIQKGENKTQVAEDLSAGQKGLSCNSPTREIAAMDLVLPFKLWLYLTSVYNTEIENMTSDLQVKEILGEDGLTLCLKGVDSEKVYECHRRLKSFIATAEMDFEARTVPLSDLQVSDNKDKTLIELCILMKQRFKMVKLLAMSSDVMILGPRSLCDEVEAAMIKTFRKDGNAANSRPSPGPASLHTSKASNSDFESLGNQSTASAKPDADVVQTSDPKNAQSATKVLHKDNKRGTQTSIQGESDQKDGGITNKKNRGTSCGESIQKNKADGERVGDDTSRSQSDQSVTEQPNPDVSPDRRSASASNHHLFCYVCAKECDTVKQAACGYNFCAECDKKVHNNCGICVTSGIKGTMSIQESTITIPGFTRDTTLKIVYDIHDGIQGEEHPCPGAPFKGNRFEAFLPLNKTTKKLLPLLKKAFHQGLTFTVKEGSSDDDGSKEGRVVWGSIPHKTKTEGGTSKNGYPDSTYIRRLDDALKAAGVTE encoded by the exons ATGGCTGGTGAGGTGAGGACGATTCGGGTCAGTGGTCTCCCCATGGACGGTTCTGAAACTCGGCTAGTGGACAAACTCCAGATCCATTTCCTGCGTAAGAAGAACGGTGGAGGTGAGATCAGCTCGGTCACGGTCTCCAAGGCGGCACCCGGGACGGCCTTCATCACGTTCGAGGAGCCTGAGG TTGCCTCGAGACTCGCTCAGAAAGGAAAGCAGGTCTTTAAAGTAAACGACAGAAACTATGACATCACCATCAGCCTTCATCATGGAGAAGTGGATGTAGATAAA GTCCTGTTGCGTATGACGGTGTTGGTGGACCACAGGAGGCTCCCGCAAGGAAAAAACACCCTCTTGTCTTTGCATAGAGGTTTTCCAGACGTGCGTTTGGTTTTTGACGATCAGAAACATCTGTGCACAGTGAACGGACGTTACAGCGATGTTCAGACTTTTAGCAGCCTGGTGCTGGACTCACTGGAATCTCAG GACCAGAGCCCAGGTGATACTCCACAACTGCCCCCTGAGGAACCCACCAACATCCACTTCGGGGCAAATGAAGACGTTGGGGTATTAAAAAACACCACTGTGAGTGCAGATTTGGATCTTGACCTGGagcataaaacaaaaaggaaatcgG GTTTACCTCTGCCATGTAGTTACAGCGATCAAGCGTCGTGTGCAGCTTTAACAGACGACACATGGAACTCATCAGCAACTATCGGAACCTCGTTTGAAGACTTCTCCCTGATTGTCGATTCAGACATTTTCCGTTATCTCCACAAGTACTGCTCCATGGAGTACCAAAGCATCCTCAGGCGGCATAGCGTAGAGGTCCTGGATGTGAACTGTGATGACATCACGACTTTGTATCTCAAACCAGAAACAGCTCGGTCTGAGCATGACTTAGGTTCTGTTAAAAAAGCCCATGAAGATCTGGCCAAACTTTACCAGCACCAAGAGTCGCAGTTACGCAAGGAGCAGGTTTTTAAGCCTGACGTTCCAGAGAAGGAACTCGCACGTGCTCTGGAGTCGCTCAGAGTGAAGATGCCCAGGCTGATGAttgatgtagaggacaggaatGTGTACATGGTGGGAAGTAAAAGCGAAGTATCTGAAGCCAAGCAGTTTATTGGTGATCTGCAAGGGTTTGGGATGGGGAAAGATGTGTTTGCTTCATCTCAATCAAGGATACAAGGAAGTGCAGCAGCATCAGATCCACCAGGTGGTTTTTCAGCAACGCATCAGGATTCTCATGAGTTATTCATGCCAAAGAAGGACCTCCAGGACACAAACCAAATAAAGACTTTCAGGGAATCTTCTAGCAAAAGAACACACTATTACGCTGAACTGAAAGAGACTGATGTCATCTCACAAAGTGGACAATTCACCTCGAGTCAAAGAAGTGAGAATTCAACAGTAGATATATTCTCTCTCAGAAGAACTGATGTTCCACAAGCAAGACATGTCCCAAGTGATCCAGAATGGATGgagctggaaaaaaacaaatacacagattCTCACTTTCAGTTTTCCAATCCTTCTGCTCCGTTAGACTTCACCTCAGGGGGAACTGACCTCCAGAGCCAATCGGACGTCAGAGGAACAGGCTCAGAGACACTAAACAAGTCGAGTAAAGAACACAAGAACAAACAAACCGAGTCTGGAAAGGAACGAAAACTGGCGGCCAATTTCGCCTTACAGGATTCAACCTCTTACAAATCGGATCCTCCAAAATTGCACGAAGGTTCTTTTGAAAAGGAGACGCTTTCCGACAATGGACATCCACACCCTCGTCCTCTCATCAAGCCATCGATGACTAGTAGTCTGGACACGAACACCTTGCGTGGTATCATGAGTGCTAAAACCACCACTAGAAAGCTGGAACTCGGACATGACAAGAAACCGAACCTGACTTCAGCTGGTTTGAGTGGAGACCAAGGTGTCAGATCTCGTCCCACCATTCCTACCAGCGCAGGATCGACCCTGAGAAGGTCCAATAGCTTCAGTGGCAGGATCCAAAAGGGTGAGAACAAAACGCAAGTGGCTGAAGATCTCTCCGCTGGACAAAAGGGATTAAGCTGTAATTCTCCAACGAGAGAAATTGCTGCTATGGATTTGGTTTTGCCTTTTAAACTGTGGCTCTACCTGACATCGGTTTATAATACTGAGATCGAGAACATGACATCTGACCTACAAGTTAAAGAAATATTGGGTGAAGATGGTCTCACATTATGTCTAAAAGGCGTGGACTCAGAAAAAGTGTATGAATGTCACCGTCGCCTGAAGAGTTTCATTGCTACAGCTGAAATGGACTTTGAGGCAAGAACTGTTCCACTTTCTGATCTTCAAGTGTCCGATAACAAGGATAAGACCTTAATAGAATTGTGTATATTAATGAAGCAGCGCTTTAAGATGGTTAAACTTCTAGCAATGTCCAGCGACGTGATGATCCTCGGCCCGAGATCGCTGTGCGACGAGGTGGAAGCTGCTATGATCAAGACCTTCCGTAAAGATGGAAACGCTGCAAACTCGAGGCCGTCTCCTGGTCCTGCTAGCTTACATACAAGCAAAGCATCGAACAGCGATTTCGAATCACTTGGCAACCAGTCGACAGCTTCGGCAAAACCAGATGCCGACGTTGTTCAGACATCTGACCCAAAAAATGCTCAATCGGCAACAAAGGTCCTTCACAAAGACAATAAACGTGGAACCCAGACATCGATACAAGGCGAATCGGATCAAAAAGATGGTGGGATCACGAACAAGAAGAACAGAGGGACCTCATGTGGCGAATCGatccaaaaaaacaaagcagacGGCGAGAGAGTAGGAGACGATACGAGCAGATCTCAAAGCGACCAAAGCGTAACCGAGCAACCGAACCCAGATGTTTCCCCGGACCGAAGATCAGCATCAGCGTCAAATCACCACCTTTTCTGCTACGTGTGTGCGAAAGAGTGCGACACGGTAAAACAGGCGGCGTGCGGTTATAACTTCTGCGCCGAATGCGACAAAAAGGTTCATAACAACTGTGGAATTTGTGTTACGTCTGGTATCAAAGGTACCATGTCGATTCAGGAGTCAACAATAACTATTCCTGGATTTACCCGAGACACGACGCTGAAGATCGTCTACGACATACATGATGGAATTCAAGGG GAGGAACATCCCTGCCCTGGAGCTCCTTTTAAAGGGAACAGATTCGAAGCCTTTTTACCGCTtaacaaaaccacaaaaaagCTTCTGCCCCTCCTGAAGAAAGCTTTTCACCAAGGACTTACCTTCACCGTGAAAGAAGGATCTTCAGATGACGATGGAAGCAAAGAAGGAAGAGTGGTTTGGGGCAGCATTCCTCATAAAACCAAGACAGAAGGAGGAACATCTAA GAACGGTTATCCTGACTCCACCTACATCAGACGTTTGGATGATGCGCTGAAGGCAGCAGGAGTGACAGAATAA